The proteins below come from a single Bacteroidota bacterium genomic window:
- a CDS encoding KUP/HAK/KT family potassium transporter: MISCPNGFTIWCVLTLCYHHCLTGTITGCFTLVNEAKKLRLLPNLKVNYPTMQRGQIYIPFINWVLLAVVLRWC; encoded by the coding sequence ATGATATCATGCCCAAATGGTTTTACCATTTGGTGTGTACTAACACTTTGCTACCATCATTGCCTCACAGGCACAATTACCGGCTGCTTTACCTTGGTTAACGAGGCCAAGAAACTACGATTATTGCCTAATCTGAAAGTTAATTATCCAACCATGCAGCGTGGGCAAATTTATATTCCATTTATAAACTGGGTGTTGTTGGCGGTTGTGTTACGGTGGTGCTAA
- a CDS encoding KUP/HAK/KT family potassium transporter — protein MTLWFIMIGTLGVMQIVKNTEVLTALNPIGLYIYFEYPSGFWILGAVFFILLVPRHFTPTRSLRQTQLFVLHGQSVLIALLLNYFGKGLSSPIALIKIVL, from the coding sequence ATGACCTTGTGGTTTATCATGATTGGCACATTGGGCGTAATGCAAATAGTAAAGAACACCGAAGTGCTTACCGCGTTAAACCCTATTGGGCTATACATTTACTTTGAGTACCCCTCAGGTTTCTGGATTTTGGGAGCTGTATTTTTTATACTACTGGTGCCGAGGCACTTTACTCCGACCCGGTCATTGCGGCAAACACAACTATTCGTCTTGCATGGTCAAAGTGTATTGATTGCCCTGCTATTGAACTATTTTGGTAAGGGCCTATCTTCTCCAATTGCATTGATCAAGATTGTGCTGTAG
- a CDS encoding KUP/HAK/KT family potassium transporter — protein sequence MFLTLNNDNKGEGGIFALYALLRRFKIKWVIFPAIIGCATLIADGFITPPISICSAVEGLRIINPDIVSVVPIVIVILIILFLFQQFWY from the coding sequence ATGTTTCTTACCCTTAATAATGATAATAAAGGAGAGGGTGGAATATTTGCGCTTTATGCTTTGCTACGTAGATTTAAAATCAAATGGGTAATATTTCCTGCTATTATAGGTTGTGCGACCTTAATTGCTGATGGATTTATTACACCGCCCATTTCTATATGTTCGGCTGTCGAAGGCTTGCGCATCATAAACCCTGACATCGTATCGGTAGTGCCCATCGTTATCGTTATATTGATTATTCTATTCCTATTTCAGCAATTTTGGTACTAA
- a CDS encoding KUP/HAK/KT family potassium transporter has product MSSFSTNKLTAAGVLITLGIIFGDIGTSPIYVMSAILAGRELSRTSIRRAFMRLLTPH; this is encoded by the coding sequence ATGTCGTCATTCAGTACAAACAAGTTAACCGCAGCCGGAGTGCTTATTACCTTAGGCATTATTTTCGGAGACATTGGAACTTCACCCATTTATGTAATGTCTGCAATACTTGCCGGTCGCGAACTAAGCCGAACTAGTATTAGGCGGGCTTTCATGCGTCTTTTGACCCCTCATTAG